The following coding sequences lie in one Lolium perenne isolate Kyuss_39 chromosome 2, Kyuss_2.0, whole genome shotgun sequence genomic window:
- the LOC127331956 gene encoding peroxidase 2, which translates to MAKLTAALTVLVLVACVGRPCQAGYGYPNPMPSPSPSPSTSPPYTATAPSPPPPGPVTPSSPPPYTATAPSPPPQAPVTPSSPPPYSPSTASPPPPTPIAPSSPPPDTPSTPSPLPPTPSTPPTGLAVGYYQKTCYRAENIVREAVRDASKGIMAGLIRLFFHDCFVRGCDASVLLDTADPNSATEKFGIPNLSLRGFEVIDAAKARIEKECGNVVSCADIVAFAGRDATYFLSNKKVYFDMPAGRYDGRDSFINETLFNLPPPFSTVEQLKAGFASKGLNTDEMVTLSGAHTIGISHCSSFSDRLTSNSSDMNPTLKSTLQAECRSNSGSDNTVVQDKKTPDNLDNMYYKNVLSHEVLFTSDAALMMATDTSDAVRANAKDTNQWEEKFKVAMVRMGAIEVKTIANGEIRRSCRVVNAN; encoded by the exons ATGGCAAAGCTCACCGCCGCCCTGACGGTCCTCGTGCTGGTGGCCTGCGTGGGTCGTCCATGCCAGGCAGGCTACGGTTATCCCAACCCCATGCCCTCGCCTAGTCCTTCCCCGTCGACTTCTCCACCGTACACCGCAACAGCACCTAGCCCTCCGCCGCCCGGCCCAGTCACTCCGTCTAGTCCTCCACCCTACACCGCAACCGCACCTAGCCCTCCGCCGCAGGCCCCGGTCACTCCATCTAGTCCTCCACCGTATAGCCCAAGCacagctagccctcctccgcccaCTCCAATTGCCCCGTCTAGCCCACCACCGGACACCCCCAGCACACCTAGTCCTCTGCCACCAACTCCGAGCACACCTCCAACGGGACTCGCAGTTGGTTACTACCAGAAGACATGCTACCGCGCAGAGAACATTGTGAGGGAAGCTGTGCGCGACGCCAGCAAGGGCATCATGGCGGGGCTCATCCGTCTATTCTTCCACGACTGCTTCGTCAGG GGTTGCGATGCGTCTGTGTTGTTGGATACGGCTGACCCTAACAGTGCGACCGAGAAATTTGGTATCCCGAACCTGAGTCTGCGCGGATTTGAAGTGATCGACGCGGCCAAGGCCAGGATCGAGAAGGAGTGTGGCAATGTCGTGTCTTGTGCCGACATTGTGGCCTTCGCCGGGCGTGACGCCACCTACTTCCTTAGCAATAAGAAGGTCTACTTCGACATGCCTGCTGGCCGCTATGATGGACGTGACTCTTTCATAAACGAGACATTGTTCAACCTCCCCCCACCTTTCTCCACCGTCGAGCAGCTCAAGGCAGGGTTTGCCTCCAAGGGACTCAACACCGACGAGATGGTTACCCTCTCTGGCGCACACACCATCGGGATTTCCCACTGCTCATCCTTTTCTGACCGCCTCACCTCGAACTCCTCCGATATGAACCCCACTCTGAAAAGCACTCTGCAGGCAGAGTGCCGGTCAAACTCTGGCAGCGACAACACGGTCGTACAGGATAAAAAGACCCCTGACAATCTCGACAACATGTATTACAAGAATGTTCTCAGCCATGAGGTTCTCTTCACGTCAGATGCTGCGCTCATGATGGCGACAGACACAAGCGACGCGGTTCGTGCCAACGCTAAGGATACAAACCAGTGGGAGGAAAAGTTCAAGGTGGCCATGGTGAGGATGGGTGCTATTGAAGTCAAGACAATTGCCAACggtgagattagaaggagctgccGGGTCGTCAATGCTAACTAG